A DNA window from Mycolicibacter hiberniae contains the following coding sequences:
- a CDS encoding DUF1214 domain-containing protein, with protein sequence MSASGGVVVELTGNGAAGVSRTRRYGMAAAAAGTALSLVVGAPPAHSATASPAVALTATDGFQPAIDALLEVMRQTVEYDMALPYAIPGSEDNVMEMVRNTNYQLLSAGLSRVTNLFNGVFFQSPEVIAGNATEPRQYFDFFTPDIYYRVTAGLAPGATYVLHGTIGDGTEHFAISTQAVTGGTAQAIQDLELNEGLVLNPDGSFTVYIGPEAPAGALNFMDSTDATVGGAATLLIRDILGDWAKGPGAITIQCVADCPPFFAIPEGGFFPTDDPVATTLAGSGGLGSVDDILTMLFSAFAQIVGPFNARAIEGGASVGMNIPANTMHDLGPQTSYGAGLASAVVTGGNFDLNSDEALVIKIPSLESAYSGIQLMNVYGGALPYVMAQTTLNHTTTFHADDGYTYYVVSGTNPGVANWLDTGGLSRGEIFARFEHVADPDSALGQNVSAQVVPISDLAQYLPAGTPTVSPEEFAADMTQRVLSYGYGLDLSRMNAQPDWVLQNLLMNSLQALMGEENYGEVFGEQPFTPMALRFTEALSPDWDAVLRSAMDNPMESLTAVWNALPLLASDINLPVSLFLAQTALSVVMPQLLLPAINGVLFDPNTSLMAGLLNARDDLATVILTANDDWPTALSERAAEQWANMSELIASTPSFDLMDLFGG encoded by the coding sequence ATGAGTGCGAGCGGGGGAGTGGTCGTGGAGCTGACCGGGAACGGGGCGGCGGGCGTAAGCCGAACGCGCCGCTACGGCATGGCCGCGGCGGCCGCGGGCACCGCGCTGTCGCTGGTGGTGGGCGCTCCGCCGGCCCACTCCGCCACCGCCTCGCCCGCGGTCGCGTTGACGGCCACCGACGGGTTCCAGCCGGCGATCGACGCGTTGCTGGAGGTCATGAGGCAGACCGTCGAGTACGACATGGCGCTGCCCTACGCGATCCCCGGCAGCGAAGACAACGTCATGGAGATGGTGCGAAACACCAACTACCAGTTGCTCAGTGCCGGGCTGTCACGCGTGACGAATCTGTTCAACGGCGTGTTCTTCCAATCGCCGGAGGTCATCGCAGGCAATGCCACCGAGCCCCGGCAATACTTCGACTTCTTCACCCCGGACATCTACTACCGGGTGACCGCCGGGCTGGCGCCGGGCGCCACCTACGTGCTGCACGGCACCATCGGGGACGGCACCGAGCACTTCGCGATCAGCACCCAGGCCGTCACCGGCGGCACGGCGCAGGCCATCCAGGATCTGGAGCTCAACGAGGGCCTGGTGCTCAACCCCGACGGCAGCTTCACCGTCTACATCGGGCCGGAGGCACCGGCCGGTGCGCTGAACTTCATGGACTCGACCGACGCCACCGTCGGCGGTGCCGCGACGCTGCTGATCCGCGACATCCTCGGCGACTGGGCCAAGGGACCCGGCGCCATCACCATCCAATGTGTCGCCGACTGCCCGCCGTTCTTCGCCATCCCCGAGGGCGGCTTCTTCCCGACCGACGATCCGGTGGCCACCACCCTGGCCGGCTCCGGCGGGCTGGGCTCGGTCGACGACATCCTGACCATGCTGTTCAGCGCCTTCGCCCAGATCGTCGGCCCCTTCAACGCCCGTGCCATCGAGGGCGGGGCGTCGGTGGGCATGAACATTCCCGCCAACACCATGCATGATCTGGGCCCGCAGACCAGCTACGGCGCCGGTCTGGCCAGCGCGGTCGTCACCGGCGGCAACTTCGACCTGAACTCCGATGAGGCGCTGGTCATCAAGATTCCGAGCCTGGAGTCGGCCTACAGCGGCATCCAGCTGATGAACGTCTACGGCGGGGCGCTGCCCTACGTCATGGCGCAGACCACCCTGAACCACACCACCACTTTTCACGCCGACGACGGCTACACCTACTACGTCGTCAGCGGCACCAACCCGGGCGTGGCGAACTGGCTGGACACGGGGGGCTTGTCCCGGGGCGAGATCTTCGCTCGTTTCGAGCACGTCGCCGACCCCGACAGCGCGCTGGGCCAGAACGTGAGCGCGCAGGTGGTGCCGATCAGCGACCTCGCCCAGTATCTGCCCGCCGGCACTCCGACCGTCAGCCCCGAGGAATTCGCCGCCGACATGACGCAGCGGGTGTTGTCCTACGGCTACGGGCTGGATCTGTCCCGGATGAACGCCCAGCCGGACTGGGTGCTGCAGAACCTGCTGATGAACTCGCTGCAAGCCCTGATGGGCGAGGAGAACTACGGCGAGGTGTTCGGCGAGCAGCCGTTCACCCCGATGGCGCTGCGGTTCACCGAAGCGCTGAGCCCGGACTGGGATGCCGTGCTGCGCAGCGCCATGGACAACCCGATGGAAAGCCTGACCGCGGTGTGGAATGCGTTGCCGCTGCTGGCCAGCGACATCAACCTGCCCGTCTCACTGTTCCTGGCGCAGACCGCCCTGTCGGTGGTGATGCCCCAGCTGCTGCTTCCGGCCATCAACGGGGTGCTCTTCGATCCCAACACCAGCCTCATGGCCGGGCTGCTCAACGCCCGCGACGATCTGGCCACGGTGATCTTGACTGCGAACGACGACTGGCCGACCGCACTGAGCGAGCGCGCGGCGGAGCAATGGGCGAACATGTCGGAGTTGATCGCCTCGACCCCGAGCTTCGACCTGATGGATCTGTTCGGCGGCTGA
- a CDS encoding DUF1254 domain-containing protein, with protein sequence MSPDNFVRAISDQEFTNVVNENGFGRFFHLREVTPIDRQLVVRPNRDTLYSAAVFDLQAGPVTLTLPDAGQRYMSAQVINQDEYVTDIFYGGGQHTLDEERVGTRYVLVAVRILADPGDSADLAAAHRLQDAITVRQDNPGSFEVPRWDPVSQKKVNDALLDLAETLPDTRGMFGTQADTDPVRHLIGAAAGWGGNPETEALYLTVRPARNDGNTVYRLTVKDVPVKGFWSVTVYNKNGYLTENPQQAYSVNNITAAKAPDGSVTVQFGDCSAEDTNCLPITPGWNYTVRLYQPENDILSGKWVFPVAQQDESADSETRFPSPAPSLRPPR encoded by the coding sequence GTGTCGCCGGACAATTTCGTGCGGGCCATCAGCGACCAGGAGTTCACCAACGTCGTCAACGAGAACGGTTTCGGCCGCTTTTTCCACCTGCGCGAAGTCACACCGATCGACCGGCAATTGGTGGTGCGGCCCAACCGGGACACGCTGTATTCGGCGGCGGTGTTCGACCTGCAGGCCGGCCCGGTGACCCTGACCCTGCCCGATGCCGGGCAGCGCTACATGTCGGCGCAGGTGATCAACCAGGACGAGTACGTCACCGACATCTTCTACGGGGGTGGCCAGCACACCCTGGATGAGGAGCGCGTGGGCACCCGCTACGTCCTGGTGGCCGTGCGCATCCTGGCCGACCCCGGCGACAGCGCCGACCTGGCCGCAGCACACCGGCTGCAGGACGCGATCACGGTCCGCCAAGACAACCCCGGCAGCTTCGAGGTACCCCGGTGGGATCCGGTCAGCCAGAAGAAGGTCAACGACGCCCTGCTGGACCTGGCCGAGACCCTGCCCGACACCCGGGGCATGTTCGGCACCCAGGCCGACACCGACCCGGTGCGGCATCTGATCGGCGCGGCCGCCGGATGGGGCGGCAATCCCGAGACCGAGGCCCTGTACCTCACTGTCCGGCCGGCCCGCAACGACGGCAACACGGTGTACCGCCTGACGGTCAAAGACGTTCCGGTGAAGGGCTTCTGGTCGGTCACCGTCTACAACAAGAACGGCTACCTCACGGAGAACCCGCAGCAGGCGTACTCGGTCAACAACATCACCGCCGCCAAGGCGCCGGACGGATCGGTGACCGTGCAGTTCGGCGACTGTTCCGCCGAGGACACCAACTGCCTGCCGATCACCCCGGGCTGGAACTACACCGTCCGGCTCTACCAGCCGGAGAACGACATCCTCTCCGGCAAGTGGGTTTTCCCGGTGGCGCAACAGGATGAGTCGGCGGACAGTGAGACCCGCTTCCCGTCGCCGGCACCGTCCTTGCGCCCGCCGCGCTGA
- a CDS encoding LLM class F420-dependent oxidoreductase, giving the protein MHRQFRFGVGLNRVRSAADLADTARRLEGYGFDVLHVPDHLGAPAPFPVLVAAAAATSTIRLGTYVLNACFYKPALLARDIADTDLLSDGRLEVGLGAGYVRAEFEAAELPFPAAGRRVDYLEHVTSYLATHQPGVPILIAGNGDRLLSVAARHAGIVGLTGARVRDAEDPLAERVGFVRAAAGDRFDTLEFNLAITAVPTGPSGIPDLSLTRRFAPASSDEQLLASPAVLSGSVRDMADALRELRSRYGISYFTVQQQHARAFAEVIAALR; this is encoded by the coding sequence GTGCACAGACAGTTCCGCTTCGGCGTGGGCCTCAACCGGGTTCGCTCTGCGGCCGATCTCGCCGACACCGCTCGGCGGCTGGAAGGCTACGGCTTCGACGTCCTGCACGTGCCCGACCATCTCGGCGCCCCGGCCCCGTTCCCGGTGCTCGTCGCGGCCGCCGCGGCCACCTCGACGATCCGGCTGGGCACCTACGTCCTCAACGCCTGCTTCTACAAACCGGCGCTGCTGGCCCGCGATATCGCCGACACCGACCTGTTGTCGGACGGCCGGCTGGAGGTGGGCTTGGGTGCGGGTTACGTGCGCGCCGAGTTCGAGGCCGCCGAGCTGCCCTTTCCCGCCGCCGGCCGGCGGGTCGACTACCTCGAGCATGTGACGAGCTACCTGGCCACGCACCAGCCCGGTGTGCCCATCCTGATCGCCGGCAACGGCGACCGGCTGCTGTCGGTAGCGGCCCGCCATGCCGGCATCGTCGGGTTGACCGGAGCGCGGGTGCGCGACGCCGAGGATCCGCTGGCCGAGCGGGTCGGCTTCGTCCGCGCGGCGGCCGGCGACCGGTTCGACACCCTGGAGTTCAACCTGGCCATCACGGCGGTGCCGACCGGGCCGTCCGGGATACCCGATCTGTCGCTTACCCGCCGGTTCGCGCCGGCGTCGTCCGATGAGCAGCTGCTGGCCTCACCGGCCGTGTTGTCGGGATCGGTCCGCGACATGGCCGACGCCCTGCGTGAACTCCGCAGCCGGTACGGGATCAGCTACTTCACCGTCCAGCAGCAACACGCCCGGGCCTTCGCCGAGGTCATCGCCGCACTGCGATGA
- a CDS encoding CGNR zinc finger domain-containing protein codes for MDIVVAGRGDEALLLDLLNSTPVIDGVARDELADPVTAPAWLSSRDLGPANEQRMQELRDVRDALQDIVRGDRTPQALQPFLVGVGLFPALSDNGITWTLDTGKASPAAARAILAWDALRISSPGRLRPCANADCQLFLIDRSKPNTARWCSMAICGNRMKARRHYQRNKATTSD; via the coding sequence ATGGATATCGTGGTGGCCGGCCGCGGCGACGAGGCGCTGCTCTTGGACTTGCTCAACTCCACCCCCGTCATCGACGGCGTGGCACGCGATGAACTCGCGGACCCGGTGACGGCACCAGCGTGGTTGAGTTCCCGCGACCTCGGCCCGGCAAACGAACAGCGCATGCAAGAACTCCGCGACGTCCGGGATGCGCTGCAAGACATCGTGCGTGGAGACCGGACGCCGCAGGCCCTGCAGCCGTTCCTCGTTGGAGTCGGACTGTTCCCAGCACTCAGCGACAACGGCATCACCTGGACCCTGGACACCGGCAAGGCGTCGCCGGCCGCTGCGCGCGCCATCCTCGCCTGGGACGCACTGCGGATCTCCAGCCCAGGGCGACTGCGGCCCTGCGCCAATGCCGACTGCCAACTGTTCCTGATTGATCGCAGCAAGCCCAATACGGCCCGGTGGTGCTCGATGGCCATCTGCGGCAACCGGATGAAGGCACGCCGGCACTACCAGCGAAACAAAGCCACGACCAGCGACTGA